The Xenopus laevis strain J_2021 chromosome 4L, Xenopus_laevis_v10.1, whole genome shotgun sequence genomic sequence GTCTTTGAGATTCAATGATGTAATTTTATAATGGGGGATATATGGTGAAATCTTTGTACTACctctgtttactgctgtactataTTTCCCAGCATTCTGTCATAGCCTGGTGCTGGAGGAGAGGGTGGTTCACTACACACTGGCCTGGCCTATCTACACATTGATAGTAATGGTTTGGGTTGagactcagcctgcagccttgtgcctttagtgacttcagtgacttctaatatccttatcatttacagtagggggtacattattccttataatacatgagtgatactcagagttccctgtataactcagcctgaagccttttgcctttatatggtcacagaacccctcattgacttctaatattcttatcatttacagtagggggtacattatctcttatatctttataatacggtgaaacctcaattttacgtctttttttacatgtaacttttacatcaacttttagtatgttatatactggctaattctaagcatcttttcaattggtcttcatcatttgtTCTTTCATCCATCTCCTTTTTGCTTGGGTGACATTAGTGCACTTCTGTTGCCTTGTCATTTTGACTTATCCTGGGTTATGAGCATGCACAACCTACTTGTGGACTTTAGGAAGATGCAACCTAATGAATGGCAGCCATGATATTGCTGGAATTCAAAATTTCAGTGACACTGAACTGCTTTCCTGTTACATTTTAGTTGAACTTGAAATAGCCGTTAAATAAACCAtgctttttttgtaaatgtgtgtttttcattCTCCTTTCAGGTGTGTCCCCTCTAAAAGTGAAATGTTCTTCTACAATAGACAATAGTAATAGCAAAATTGGTGCTTCATTTGCTCTTACTACTAGAAGATTCTTTaactttttgtattctttttgtcccaatataaataaaaaatgaaatcattacctatttttttttcatataaataaattctatgctattttatgaaaatacaactgatttggaaagcctgtgtctcccaaatGAGTTAATAATACTTTGTCTCCTTATGTTTTGCCTACCTGTGTAATTTGTAAAacatcaataaaatataaattacaaaaaaaaatgtgtatgcgTGTATATTTATGTCACGTGTCaaattgtgtatgtatgtaaataagtgtgttttaagataCATAAGACTTAACTGGGGTCTGAAGGCTGACACTAAAGGGAAGCTGAATTGCATGAAGGGTGGTCATATACTCCAAATGGCAGGGGGAAGTGATATTGGGGAGTTTAGGAAGTACAACAGCAGCGTGTCTTCAGTGAATACATGACTATTATCAGACAAAAACCcctgactttatcagattatccagcatAGATaaagatgtcaagaaacaactcagtaacatctgccattgactttttcatacctcaacaggtttgaaataaagaatttttggataaggatttttagcagctttggggtataatacatctcaaaaaatttgagtttttatttttccacaaaaaaaaaagttttctgtgaccagaaaaaatcacggtttcataaatgggcccctaaactGACCCACTGGTGCATTAATGTACTTTACAACGATCAACTAACAAGTGTCTAATAAATAACTATTGTATGTGATTATGTACCAGTTTAGTGCTTACAAATTTCCCCAGACCCTTATTTGCTAAATACATAAGACAAACATGATTAAATCTAAGGCTCTTTGCACTTATATCCAGTTGTGTTAAGATGCGCTATGCTGCCCCagttgaataaaatacatttaaatagtaaaaaaccaCAGGACTGTTTTGCAATGAGCAAAGATTGCTGCTAACTCAGTGAATGTCAGGTACAAGCCAACACTGCGTTCCCTATactcatatacattatatataataatggggcagtctttgtaatatattaattgtaccatttcttatacaaataatacacaaaaatatacGTTATGATGATATCATTCCCTATATTGAGAATGGCTACTGAATTGGGATTGGCGAATCTGTgccttgaaaaattcaaaaatttactgcaaaattcacgaaaaagtgaaaaattcacgaaacgcattggcgtcaaaataattgtgacACGTCAATTTTAAtgtgagcgtcaatttttatacgtgcaactatttggtccaaatgcattaaagtcaatgggcgtcagaataattttcatgcagacaatttttatgcgcacaacaatttttttgatgaaTCGGATTTTTCTGATGGCAAATTGTCGCCCGGTCttgcaaattaattcacttgcagcaaaatgcggaaattgacagtgaatttgtgtctggtgaatttattggACAATCACTGCTACTGAGTAAACACACTCTTTATCATGGTAATAAAACCCACTGTACTTTATTCTTAATCCTATTTGAATTTAACTGAACTCAGCAAACATGATCTAACTTGCTATTATAACTGTCCTAGCTTGGGCTGcatgtgtgatgtcataatgctctgaATCTCACAGCTGtctgtcattgtgatgtcataatggacaaagTCAAGGTGTCCAGCTGCAGCCCTGAGATTTCTCATTCTTGATCAGACGACTGAGGTGAGTAGATCTTCATATATCTAGgagaaaactttattaaaaataatcattttatacTGGTACAGTGTGAGCTTTCAGACTGCTAGTGGTATCATGAATATGttagaattttaattaattgaCTAAAACAGAGTTagtgggagatagccttcctgtaatatggagctttctcgataacagatttctgggtaacggatcttgtagctgtatatgaatatatacgcagacacacacacatatatatatatatatatgtatatacaggtgtgggacctgttatccagaatgctcgggacctggggttttccggataacggatctttccgtaatttgggtcttcatgccttaagtctactagagattcatttaaatattaaataaacccaataggctgattttgcttccaataaggattaattatatcttagttgggatcaagtacaagctactgttttattattacagagaaaaaggaaatgtttttaaaagtttggattatttggataaaatggagtctatgggagacagccattccgtaattgggagctttctgaatatcgggtttccggataagggatcctatacctgtatcctgTTTGGATTattaaatggttttcttttttctccacagaaagaatttttttttcgatacaaaataaacaaagaagaaaagaaaatgtggaAAGCAATTTGCAAATGCTTTTGCTTTCGCAAGGTAAGGACGTTGGTTTTTCTACTATAACATGATATATTTGATTTAGTGAATAACTTCATAAGGGGAGAAAATTGTCCTCAAACTCTGTTACTGGATTATCTCTGAAGTGACCCACTGACAGCTGCTAATACTAATAAcatgatgattagtgatgggcgaatttgtccagtttcacagaaaaattcgcaaatttccagtgcAATtcccgaaactgcaaaaaattcacaaaaatgcgggAATTCACTGCGAATAAGCGCTTGCCGAATAAAGACTGACTGCTCCTCAATATATCTGTATTGTTCTACAGTCACTAGTGATTTGGCTTTATTATAGGGGATACACTACGTTATACTTGTGTTTGCACCAACTATGTCATTTAATACCAAATCAGTCATTACAGACCCAATAATCAAATCCTTATAACCATATTTAGATTGTTGATAACTCCCACTAATATCTTGTGATTTTAATTTAATTCAGCTTCACCAAATCCAAAACTTTAACTGAAATGTCATCTATGTATTTTTTACAATCAAAAGCATACTGCTATCTAGATATATGTGTTTTCTAGGGAAGTTGGATTTAAAGTtggatttatatcatttatatagttATTGATTTCCTATTTGCTAATTTCTTTTTTgtgattaaactttttttttttttttcattagaaaaaacCAAAAAATCAATCAACCAAAGAATCTATTGTGGTAAGTGATGAAGAATTGAACAACGTCAAAAGATGTGACACAATTTTCCTATTTGTGCTATCAAAACCAGATTATTtccttgtatatatatttacaccttGATGAAGTTGCACCATATACATAGTCAATTCTTACTGGTCCAAAAGAAAAACACTAGGTACACTGGATTTAGCAAGTTTATTCATAATTGACAACATTTTCCAATTATTTCTCATCTGATAATCTATTAATCAGTTTCCATGACTTGATAAACAAGGGCACCTTCCTTACTTTtagcggcatatttatcaagggtcgaattttgaattgaaaaaaattgaattgaaaaaaagatctaataggtccatattcgagtGAATTCGAATCagaggaatagcacattcgattcatttagcccccataggctaaaacagcaatttgccatgttttagatggcaaatagttgaagttgaatttttaaataaacagtacatgataaatttcgatattcgaatttttgaatttttttgaaaattcaaatcggatttttttttaattcaaaaattcacctcgacctttgataaatctgccccttagggtttagtttttaataaatacaaactcACCCACATGCTATTCagtcctatgggattttagaattgtatttatcaaaaggtgaaagttaaacttcaccatttgataaatacgggtTCTAAAAACGCCTTtatgaatgaatagaatgtgagtttttatttattaaagtcacattttgataaatctgccccttaatgtcatttaATATGAACATTCAGCTACAGAATTATCCATTACCATTTCCATAGATGGCACATTTCTTAACGGCATTGACTTTATTGTTAAAACCATTTTCTTTGTTGATGAAAACTCATTCTCTCCTGTTAAAAGGAAAACACCTTGATTTTGCATTATTATCAGAATAAATCCCTATACTGaccatgcatttatttagtcATTATTATTAATCATAATTACTCATATTAGTTATATCTAATCAAAAGcatatttttccaaaacaagCCACACTCTTTTAGTGATAACTAAGAATAATTGATAAGCCATTTTTTTACTCAACAGGAGGAACCGATTGAAGAACCCCATGAGATTACCATCTGCCTGGTAAGCAATAAAGGAGTTGCTATCAAAcagactttatggggcagatttatcaagggtcgaatttcgaggtacaaaaaatgtagaaattcgaccatcgaattgaaaaactttgaatatgaATATCGAATTCACAggtttttcaccgaatttggcaatcgtacgatcaaataaaaatcgttcgatcaaaagattcgaacgattttagcgtacgatcaaaggatttttatttgatgtgtaaagactttaaaaaagtttgtagaaggtccccataggctaacatagcaattcggcaggtttaatttggcgaagtattgaagtcgaagtatttttaaagagacagtactttgattatcgaatgttcgaatattcgaacgttttttactccgaatcgaagtaaattctaagtcatagtagcctattcgatggtcgaagtatccaaaaaattactttgaaattctaactttttgtacttcgaaaattcagtcgaaccttagtaaatctgcccctatatgttaacTTCCTTTAAATGTTGTGCTCATATAATGTTATTAGTATCATTACCAAAGTTCCTTTTTCTGATTAGCCAAATTCCAAGCCTTTTCTAGTGGGAACAGCTCCAAAAGTTTGTAACCACATTTTGACATGAGAGCTGTTAGCTCAGTTCTCCCCATTGGAACATCACAATATTCCTAGAGGAGAGCACTGATCTAACtcttacagtgttggactggcctgccgggataccggaaaaaaacccagtgggcccgacccttaatgggccctcgccgggccagtcccctctcccgacACCATCCCCTCTCCCgatcggcaaatttttttttcacaggtgCACTCGGCTCATCATAGTAGGGTGGTGAGGGTttagagggggccctggacattagtcccagtgggccctgggccacctagtccgaccctggtctCTTATTTCATTGCTATTAACCAGTGATACTCTGcaagaaagcagaaaagaagtGGTATAAAGCCATGGGGCTGATTTCGGCATAGTTGATTGGGCAAAATGGTTAATATTAATGGAAACAGAAGAATTTACCATTTAATATACTGTTTAGCGAGCAaatttgttaggcaccaccaaCTTTGGCACTGGTGAGCCTGTCCCACCTCCCGTTCAGAATTGCCTGCAAGTGCAATTTGCTTATGATCTCAAGCAGAGGAGTTTGGATGTTGCAGTTCTTTTTTACTCAAGTGGGTTCAGTTCATATATCCACAAATTTTCTCTCCTCTAAACAGGAAACAGCGCAAGAATCTGCTGATAACACCTGCGAGCCTGAACGCACTGAAAATGAGCAAGTGAATGCTCCAAACAACTATGAGCACCTCGAAGCCTTTAATGAGGTATGAACAGAAAGATCTAATTAaacctttatattaatttatcAATGATATCTCCTGAAATGCCTATAAATACTTGCAGTGGACTTATGAATCAGGTGAAAGCCATATTTTCACACCAAGCTAGACTTGTAGGATAAAAACcccacattcaaaataaaaacaccgggaatgcattaaaggagaaggaaaggttaaaactaagtaagccttatcagaaaggttcatctaaatataccagtaatcccccaaagtaatgctgctctgagtcccctgtcaaaagaaacactgcatttctttccttctattgtgtactcgtgggcttctgtatcagacttcctgccttcagcttaaacctcattgccctgggcaagagcatgctcagtttgctcctctccccccacccctcccttctctactgtaatctgagcccagagcagggagagactcaggcaggaagtgatgtcacaccacattaatactgcagctcctattctaaacaaacagagagtttctagagctttttactcaggtatggaaaaacattctacagaataaatatagcattctagcttgcactattgcagctaatctattggcaataaaatgcctccgtagctttccttctcctttaaatacacaatGCATTGACATTATCTCACTTAGACTGtaagtccaaaaaatggacaGAAATGAATCCAAACATACTTTGTTTTTCATGCATTGTGTTACAGTGCAATATACACTTcgagcaataaaaaatattggtttttgacttttttatttttctatcttaACCAGGAGGAAAAACACATGGAGCAGGAGCAGAGAGCTGATAGCAGCCACTgccaggtaagcagaaaataaccaGTGAATGAAAGATCCAGACAGATTTCACTGTACATACTCCTTCAATCAGAGAaattatggtttttaaaaaatgggcacaGCCAAACATAACAATTATTCACCCTGCACCACAACTCCACTTTCTTCCCTTACTTATGGACACGAATATAGAAGTTTGAGTGTCGCAGTTCTTCTTTAAAATCAAGGGTTGAGttaatctaaaaatacattttctttgtcctAAATAGGAGATAGCAGAGGAATCAGGCACTAACACCTGCCAGCCTGAAATACCCAACATCTGTGAGGAGCAAGTAAATGCTCACTATTGCCAGGTAGGCCTTAaagcctttaaaaattatttgattcaaacttTTCATTAGTTTATATTTAAATGGTATGTCTTTCTGTATAAGGAGTTGCTCtcatacataggggcacatttatcaagggtcgaatattgaaggttaattaaccctcgaatttgaccctcgaagttaaatccttcgaattcgaatatcaaatttgaatGATTTAGCGCGAATACTTTgatcaatcgaagtaaaaatcaaacgataaaatccttcgattctaacgattctaacgattttaatcgatcgatcgaaggatttttcttcgatcacaaAAAGCTTcaaaaagtgatggggaaggtccccataggctaacattgtacctcggtaggtttaaactgccgaagtatgtagtcaaagtttttttaaagaaagtacttcgactatcgaacggtcgaatagtcgaacgatttttgattcgaatcgttcgaattgaagtcggaggttgtagtagcctattcgatggtcgaagtacccaaaaaagtacttcgaaatttgaagttttttatattcgaatccttcactcgagcttagtaaatgtgccccatacatgtaaaatacatacataggggccgattcatcaagagtcgaatatcgagggttaatatatatatatacatacacacacacttatttttctactttttgctTAAGGTTCTTCTATTTATAGTCTTTCTTCATCCCAACATTAACaccttattcatatatatatatattgctttctcTTCTGTATAGAGCTCCACAGGAAGACTGAGATAACATCATGCTTAATGTTGATttcttaatgtattttatttcttcagGATGCCAAGGTGGAGGTCCCTGATATAATGAATAATTCTGAGCCACTGGTGAGCATTTGCGTAAAAGCAAATGAATATGAACCACCAGTGATGTCAATACAGGGTATAGAAGAACCATCTAACAGGTATCTGATTTGTGTTATATTCTCTCGTTTTGGCTCAGTtgcttatttatagaaaaatattagTATTGCCTCATTTATACCTTATGTAAAGGCTGTTCTCCTCATTTCCCTTttcattagaggatattatttaTAACTGGCCAATACCCTCTGCTAATTGTATGCCACAGAAAAGTCAGGACTATATGAACATGAACAAAATGCAACTTTCCTTTTCATTCTATTATTTTTCAGCCCTGTTGAGCCCAGATGCCCCATCACACTTGAAGATTTTAACCTGGGACAAGTGTTGGAAGAAGGTGGATTTGGAACGGTAAGAGTCTATAATTAGGTTTAAGTTACGACTAATGTATCCAGAGTAATTCAACTTGCTCTCTTCCTCCAGGTGGTCCTGGCCAAGCACAAGAACACCAAAGAACTATGTGCCATCAAGGTCTTGAAGAAAGATAACATTTTAGAAAGGGGAAATGTGAACAGGTCAGTAcggaaattttatttttgcccatCTCTgtgacatcatatttttagttttagttcacattcttttaaatgatttgcatttgGTTATTTTCTGTTGCATTGCCCTGTATCTATTCATAAGGATAAGTGTACTGTTAGCTTGTATGGGTCTCACATGGTGATAATGTGATGATTTACCCCACAGTGTCTTCAGAGAGAAGGAAATCCTTCAGAGAATAAGTAAAGCTGAAAGCCCGTTCCTGGTGTCATTACACGGAACCTTCCAAACGGACTCCCACTTGTATTTTGCGATGGAATATCTACCTGGAGGTGACATGTGTAATTTCCTCACACATGTAGAATTGCAAGAACCAGATGTCATGTAAGTAGAATGGAAATGGGGGGAGGTTTTAAGGGTTTCAGGGTAGCATTACCACAGCATATATCATTAAAATGGAATGTATCACAACCAAAGCTATGGCTATGATACAGGCCAATTTGTTCACCTAGTTTCTCACACATAGTTTCTATATGAAGAAAAAACGAcatactgatttttattttttctctattcagGTTTTACACCGCATGTATAGTGCTTGGCCTGGAGGCATTACACAAGATGGGCATTGTCCATAGGTAAGTACTAATATCAATAAATCATCTTTATTTCCAGAAGGAAATGGTAACACTACTAAggactaggcttgggcgaatttgacccattttgttttgccaaaatttCACCACCAGCGAAATGACGCCAACGcccaagtctatgggcatcaaaaaaaatttgccgcatgGTGAAACTTTTTTTGACgtgaatcatttttattttgacgcacaacaccatacaggTCTATGGctgtcatttccgtggcgaaataaggtgaaaaaatttgcccatccctactaagaACACCAGCGCACTTGCTGCTAACTAAGACTAAGGCTTGTATACAGTTTGTATTTCTACTAATCTATTTACTTTCTTTTAATTCAGAGATATAAAACTTGAGAATTTGCTGTTGGATCAAGATGGATATCTTAAAATCATCGATTTCGGCCTCAGCAAAGACAGTAAGTGTTGTTATGGACCATACACAGCATAAGTTCAGGTTTTATTGGTCTAAAATTTGCTTTCAACTGGCTTACatccttggggtgcaaaataagggttgtgattggctaattaGTAGCCccttatgtagactggcagcatatagaaggctctgtttgtcagttcACATGGTTTCTATGCAACTACACTTTGCCttcaagacaggaattcaaaaatatgtacCTGGTTTGAGGCCAGTGGAAGCAGCATCTAAGGGGTtagggagcaacatgtttctcacaagctactggttgggtatcactgcccTGGGTATAGCATTTTTATGTGTCATTACTCTTAAGCTGGAGATTTTCTGGGGATATGTTTTAGcctgggatatacagtatataactcgTTACTTTGGGTAAAGGTGTGTGGGAGCCAGTCTATGGGTATGTACACTGACCAGGTTTAAGAGAAAATCTTTttgtaggtttatttaatatactcTATTTGTTATCAGGATCAAacaatagtgtttttttaaatataatatgtaaCTGGCATACACATATGTGTGTAGTTTGTAAGCAAGCAGCTGAGGAAAGTCtctcattacattacattacattcggGTCCCCAGATCTGCAGTTTCCTTACAGTGTTTCTTGTGTTTCAGGATTTGGATACACAGACCGCACAAACACCATGTGTGGCACAAGAACTTACATGGCCCCGGAGATGTTTATGGA encodes the following:
- the LOC108713564 gene encoding serine/threonine-protein kinase N2-like, with product MELRDHGQLAVFAPTHKDNTGCLPTPRISLFVTQKGDVAMHSELTLLKKKPKNQSTKESIVEEPIEEPHEITICLETAQESADNTCEPERTENEQVNAPNNYEHLEAFNEEEKHMEQEQRADSSHCQEIAEESGTNTCQPEIPNICEEQVNAHYCQDAKVEVPDIMNNSEPLVSICVKANEYEPPVMSIQGIEEPSNSPVEPRCPITLEDFNLGQVLEEGGFGTVVLAKHKNTKELCAIKVLKKDNILERGNVNSVFREKEILQRISKAESPFLVSLHGTFQTDSHLYFAMEYLPGGDMCNFLTHVELQEPDVMFYTACIVLGLEALHKMGIVHRDIKLENLLLDQDGYLKIIDFGLSKDRFGYTDRTNTMCGTRTYMAPEMFMDVGYGMAADWWALGISIYTMLMYELPFNNEDQNELVNSIIYDEIELPEDLSENASNLIYELLEKDPEYRLGSGEVGAEVIKEHPFLRDMNWEQLLDRKIKPPFVLNNEGHQESFNNPECQVPALTTPAVKIPSELQEAFRDFDYTPD